A single genomic interval of Asterias amurensis chromosome 1, ASM3211899v1 harbors:
- the LOC139944064 gene encoding saccharopine dehydrogenase-like oxidoreductase, translated as MVTSSSDGRAFGLIVFGASGFTGQFVVQELARVSDEEPGLTWAIAGRNQDKLQAVLKEAEKVTGKDLKDVGVLIANVNDHQSMDDMCAQGKVLLNCVGPYRFYGEQVVRACVENGCHHVDISGEPQFLEGIHLNYDAKAKESNVIIVGSCGFDSIPADMGVVFTKKKFPGILNTVESFVALQSGPEGSAGHFTTYQSAIHGIAHSDELPKLRKKFDWKPLPKYTPKLEKRGAVFYNEESKKWCVVFPGSDASVVRRSQRFMYENNDERPVQYGAYAEVGGFLTLMVLLIFGIVFAFFAKFNFGRKLLEKYPKLFSGGFFSHEGPSKKQRDASTFSLTFHGKGFSESAKDQTKQDVSIVTKVSGPEPGYVSTPIAMVQAGLVILNEKDKLPHSGGVFAPAALFSRTSLIERLDKHGMVFSVVETIEPPKEKET; from the exons ATGGTGACTTCTTCAAGCGATGGTCGCGCCTTTGGTTTAATCGTGTTTGGTGCAAGTGGATTTACCGGTCAGTTTGTGGTGCAAGAGTTAGCCAGGGTCAGCGATGAAGAGCCGGGCTTGACGTGGGCCATAGCTGGTAGAAACCAGGACAAACTTCAAGCGGTATTGAAGGAGGCTGAGAAAGTCACAG GTAAAGATTTAAAGGATGTGGGTGTACTGATTGCTAATGTTAACGATCACCAATCCATGGATGATATGTGTGCCCAAGGCAAAGTGTTGCTCAACTGTGTAGGACCG TATCGTTTCTATGGTGAACAGGTAGTCAGGGCTTGTGTAGAGAATGGCTGTCATCATGTTGACATAAGTGGTGAACCTCAG TTTCTGGAGGGAATTCATCTGAACTACGATGCAAAGGCCAAAGAGAGCAACGTTATCATTGTTGGTTCTTGTGGATTCGACAGCATCCCAGCTGACATGGGAGTGGTCTTCACCAAGAAGAAATTCCCAG GCATTTTGAATACAGTAGAGAGTTTCGTCGCTCTTCAGTCAGGACCTGAG GGTTCTGCAGGTCACTTCACAACGTATCAGTCCGCCATTCACGGCATTGCCCACAGTGACGAACTACCCAAGCTACGCAAAAAGTTTGATTGGAAACCCTTGCCAAAGTACACACCCAAACTAGAAAAGAG AGGAGCTGTTTTCTACAATGAGGAAAGTAAGAAGTGGTGTGTGGTGTTTCCTGGTTCAGATGCATCCGTTGTTAGAAGATCTCAACGATTCATGTATGAGAACAACGATGAACGACCG GTTCAGTACGGTGCTTATGCAGAGGTCGGTGGTTTCTTGACCCTCATGGTCCTTCTCATCTTTGGGATCGTCTTTGCGTTCTTCGCCAAATTCAACTTTGGACGGAAACTCCTGGAgaag TACCCTAAATTGTTCTCTGGTGGCTTCTTCAGCCATGAGGGTCCTTCAAAGAAGCAGCGAGATGCTTCAACCTTCAGCCTGACGTTCCATGGTAAGGGCTTCAGTGAGTCTGCCAAGGACCAGACTAAACAGGATGTCAGCATTGTCACCAAGGTGTCTGGACCAG AGCCTGGGTATGTGAGTACACCTATTGCCATGGTGCAGGCTGGACTAGTGATACTGAATGAGAAGGACAAGCTACCTCACAG TGGTGGCGTGTTTGCCCCAGCGGCTTTGTTCTCAAGAACATCTCTGATTGAAAGACTTGACAAGCATGGAATGGTGTTCAGCGTGGTGGAGACGATCGAACCGCCCAAGGAAAAAGAGACCTAG
- the LOC139944043 gene encoding uncharacterized protein isoform X1: MSHGPKKCHYEKRPVRAAYFFFVRDFWGAAAACALNKGLEEKETQTPKTVLQTALYGQLKSKFPAFSTSTQHMELKLSDFRSVVDYKGWRTVERYAFNPRDYPDDQSEQQRRLDFFLESIVPSKFEWPAGVEEARVWSPDYVEDEGLGDRESLITDWEELKLTPNRVNFRTIKELALAHKCLRGTWLLFYKPCERKNRDKEWARIAKATAEGKLGIFAKVQRDMGVTHYFTSVFNSNFTNKEEVMSIERKIRRFGVKGQMVFKPSVFTVLRMFGNNDWSMSVSLILSTSEIQQVRTSQRLAFPLQLLSQHQYFYTMDFKPSDFMSSENYKGSLYAFNPRDYKDESEQQRRLKYFLESIVPSKFEWPEGVKEARVLSPSYVEDEGLGDRESLITDWEELKLTPDRVNFRTIKELALAHKCLRGKWLLFYKPCERKNQDKEWVRIAQATAEGNLGIFAKVSVKQWDENYITWVHTNNFTNKEEVMSIERKIRSLGVKGQMVFKPSVFTVLRIFANNDWSLNVSTYTSYWEPDEDRSVIKDKTK; the protein is encoded by the exons ATGTCACACGGCCCCAAAAAATGTCACTACGAAAAAAGACCAGTGCGAGCGGCGTACTTTTTTTTTGTGCGTGACTTTTGGGGAGCTgccgccgcgtgcgccttgaatAAAGGCTTAGAAGAGAAAGAGACACAGACCCCCAAAACAGTACTCCAGACAGCGTTATACGGACAGCTAAAATCCAAG TTTCCAGCTTTCAGTACTTCCACACAACACATGGAGCTCAAACTTTCTGACTTTAGGTCAGTGGTAGACTACAAGGGTTGGCGCACAGTGGAACGGTACGCCTTCAATCCTCGGGACTATCCAGATGATCAGAGCGAACAACAACGCCGGCTTGATTTTTTTCTGGAAAGCATCGTGCCTTCAAAGTTTGAGTG GCCTGCAGGTGTTGAAGAAGCAAGAGTCTGGTCGCCAGACTATGTTGAAGATGAAGGACTTGGGGATAGAGAAAGCTTGATAACTGACTGGGAAGAATTGAAACTTACACCCAACCGAGTAAACTTCCGCACTATCAAAGAATTGGCTTTGGCTCACAA GTGTTTACGGGGTACGTGGCTTCTCTTTTACAAACcgtgtgaaagaaaaaatcggGACAAGGAATGGGCGAGAATTGCCAAAGCAACAGCGGAGGGGAAGCTCGGTATCTTCGCTAAAGTGCAGAGAGACATGGGGGTTACACATTACTTTACCAGTGTCTTCAATAGTAATTTCACCAACAAGGAAGAGGTGATGTCTATAGAAAGGAAGATTCGTAGATTTGGTGTGAAGGGCCAGATGGTGTTTAAGCCCAGCGTCTTCACCGTACTACGCATGTTTGGAAATAATGATTGGTCCATGAGTGTGAGTCTGATTTTATCAACTTCTGAAATACAACAAGTAAGAACTTCACAAAGACTTGCTTTTCCACTCCAG CTTTTATCCCAGCATCAGTACTTCTACACAATGGATTTCAAACCATCTGACTTTATGTCGTCAGAAAACTACAAGGGTAGTCTGTATGCCTTCAATCCACGGGACTATAAAGATGAGAGCGAACAACAACGACGACTAAAATATTTCTTAGAAAGCATTGTGCCTTCAAAGTTTGAGTG GCCTGAAGGTGTTAAAGAAGCAAGAGTTTTGTCGCCAAGCTATGTTGAAGATGAAGGACTTGGGGATAGAGAAAGCTTGATAACTGACTGGGAAGAATTAAAACTTACACCCGACCGAGTAAACTTCCGCACTATCAAAGAATTGGCTTTGGCTCACAA GTGTTTGCGGGGCAAGTGGCTTCTCTTTTACAAACCCTGCGAAAGAAAAAATCAGGACAAGGAATGGGTGAGGATTGCCCAAGCAACAGCGGAGGGGAACCTCGGTATCTTCGCTAAAGTGTCTGTTAAACAGTGGGATGAAAATTACATAACTTGGGTTCACACCAACAATTTCACCAACAAGGAAGAGGTGATGTCTATAGAAAGGAAGATTCGTAGTCTTGGTGTGAAGGGCCAGATGGTGTTTAAGCCCAGCGTCTTCACCGTACTACGTATATTTGCAAATAATGATTGGTCCTTGAATGTGAGCACCTATACATCGTATTGGGAACCTGACGAAGACAGATCCGTGATAAAAGACAAAACCAAGTAA
- the LOC139944043 gene encoding uncharacterized protein isoform X3, producing MSHGPKKCHYEKRPVRAAYFFFVRDFWGAAAACALNKGLEEKETQTPKTVLQTALYGQLKSKFPAFSTSTQHMELKLSDFRSVVDYKGWRTVERYAFNPRDYPDDQSEQQRRLDFFLESIVPSKFEWCLRGTWLLFYKPCERKNRDKEWARIAKATAEGKLGIFAKVQRDMGVTHYFTSVFNSNFTNKEEVMSIERKIRRFGVKGQMVFKPSVFTVLRMFGNNDWSMSVSLILSTSEIQQVRTSQRLAFPLQLLSQHQYFYTMDFKPSDFMSSENYKGSLYAFNPRDYKDESEQQRRLKYFLESIVPSKFEWPEGVKEARVLSPSYVEDEGLGDRESLITDWEELKLTPDRVNFRTIKELALAHKCLRGKWLLFYKPCERKNQDKEWVRIAQATAEGNLGIFAKVSVKQWDENYITWVHTNNFTNKEEVMSIERKIRSLGVKGQMVFKPSVFTVLRIFANNDWSLNVSTYTSYWEPDEDRSVIKDKTK from the exons ATGTCACACGGCCCCAAAAAATGTCACTACGAAAAAAGACCAGTGCGAGCGGCGTACTTTTTTTTTGTGCGTGACTTTTGGGGAGCTgccgccgcgtgcgccttgaatAAAGGCTTAGAAGAGAAAGAGACACAGACCCCCAAAACAGTACTCCAGACAGCGTTATACGGACAGCTAAAATCCAAG TTTCCAGCTTTCAGTACTTCCACACAACACATGGAGCTCAAACTTTCTGACTTTAGGTCAGTGGTAGACTACAAGGGTTGGCGCACAGTGGAACGGTACGCCTTCAATCCTCGGGACTATCCAGATGATCAGAGCGAACAACAACGCCGGCTTGATTTTTTTCTGGAAAGCATCGTGCCTTCAAAGTTTGAGTG GTGTTTACGGGGTACGTGGCTTCTCTTTTACAAACcgtgtgaaagaaaaaatcggGACAAGGAATGGGCGAGAATTGCCAAAGCAACAGCGGAGGGGAAGCTCGGTATCTTCGCTAAAGTGCAGAGAGACATGGGGGTTACACATTACTTTACCAGTGTCTTCAATAGTAATTTCACCAACAAGGAAGAGGTGATGTCTATAGAAAGGAAGATTCGTAGATTTGGTGTGAAGGGCCAGATGGTGTTTAAGCCCAGCGTCTTCACCGTACTACGCATGTTTGGAAATAATGATTGGTCCATGAGTGTGAGTCTGATTTTATCAACTTCTGAAATACAACAAGTAAGAACTTCACAAAGACTTGCTTTTCCACTCCAG CTTTTATCCCAGCATCAGTACTTCTACACAATGGATTTCAAACCATCTGACTTTATGTCGTCAGAAAACTACAAGGGTAGTCTGTATGCCTTCAATCCACGGGACTATAAAGATGAGAGCGAACAACAACGACGACTAAAATATTTCTTAGAAAGCATTGTGCCTTCAAAGTTTGAGTG GCCTGAAGGTGTTAAAGAAGCAAGAGTTTTGTCGCCAAGCTATGTTGAAGATGAAGGACTTGGGGATAGAGAAAGCTTGATAACTGACTGGGAAGAATTAAAACTTACACCCGACCGAGTAAACTTCCGCACTATCAAAGAATTGGCTTTGGCTCACAA GTGTTTGCGGGGCAAGTGGCTTCTCTTTTACAAACCCTGCGAAAGAAAAAATCAGGACAAGGAATGGGTGAGGATTGCCCAAGCAACAGCGGAGGGGAACCTCGGTATCTTCGCTAAAGTGTCTGTTAAACAGTGGGATGAAAATTACATAACTTGGGTTCACACCAACAATTTCACCAACAAGGAAGAGGTGATGTCTATAGAAAGGAAGATTCGTAGTCTTGGTGTGAAGGGCCAGATGGTGTTTAAGCCCAGCGTCTTCACCGTACTACGTATATTTGCAAATAATGATTGGTCCTTGAATGTGAGCACCTATACATCGTATTGGGAACCTGACGAAGACAGATCCGTGATAAAAGACAAAACCAAGTAA
- the LOC139944043 gene encoding uncharacterized protein isoform X2, with the protein MSHGPKKCHYEKRPVRAAYFFFVRDFWGAAAACALNKGLEEKETQTPKTVLQTALYGQLKSKFPAFSTSTQHMELKLSDFRSVVDYKGWRTVERYAFNPRDYPDDQSEQQRRLDFFLESIVPSKFEWPAGVEEARVWSPDYVEDEGLGDRESLITDWEELKLTPNRVNFRTIKELALAHKCLRGTWLLFYKPCERKNRDKEWARIAKATAEGKLGIFAKVQRDMGVTHYFTSVFNSNFTNKEEVMSIERKIRRFGVKGQMVFKPSVFTVLRMFGNNDWSMSLLSQHQYFYTMDFKPSDFMSSENYKGSLYAFNPRDYKDESEQQRRLKYFLESIVPSKFEWPEGVKEARVLSPSYVEDEGLGDRESLITDWEELKLTPDRVNFRTIKELALAHKCLRGKWLLFYKPCERKNQDKEWVRIAQATAEGNLGIFAKVSVKQWDENYITWVHTNNFTNKEEVMSIERKIRSLGVKGQMVFKPSVFTVLRIFANNDWSLNVSTYTSYWEPDEDRSVIKDKTK; encoded by the exons ATGTCACACGGCCCCAAAAAATGTCACTACGAAAAAAGACCAGTGCGAGCGGCGTACTTTTTTTTTGTGCGTGACTTTTGGGGAGCTgccgccgcgtgcgccttgaatAAAGGCTTAGAAGAGAAAGAGACACAGACCCCCAAAACAGTACTCCAGACAGCGTTATACGGACAGCTAAAATCCAAG TTTCCAGCTTTCAGTACTTCCACACAACACATGGAGCTCAAACTTTCTGACTTTAGGTCAGTGGTAGACTACAAGGGTTGGCGCACAGTGGAACGGTACGCCTTCAATCCTCGGGACTATCCAGATGATCAGAGCGAACAACAACGCCGGCTTGATTTTTTTCTGGAAAGCATCGTGCCTTCAAAGTTTGAGTG GCCTGCAGGTGTTGAAGAAGCAAGAGTCTGGTCGCCAGACTATGTTGAAGATGAAGGACTTGGGGATAGAGAAAGCTTGATAACTGACTGGGAAGAATTGAAACTTACACCCAACCGAGTAAACTTCCGCACTATCAAAGAATTGGCTTTGGCTCACAA GTGTTTACGGGGTACGTGGCTTCTCTTTTACAAACcgtgtgaaagaaaaaatcggGACAAGGAATGGGCGAGAATTGCCAAAGCAACAGCGGAGGGGAAGCTCGGTATCTTCGCTAAAGTGCAGAGAGACATGGGGGTTACACATTACTTTACCAGTGTCTTCAATAGTAATTTCACCAACAAGGAAGAGGTGATGTCTATAGAAAGGAAGATTCGTAGATTTGGTGTGAAGGGCCAGATGGTGTTTAAGCCCAGCGTCTTCACCGTACTACGCATGTTTGGAAATAATGATTGGTCCATGAGT CTTTTATCCCAGCATCAGTACTTCTACACAATGGATTTCAAACCATCTGACTTTATGTCGTCAGAAAACTACAAGGGTAGTCTGTATGCCTTCAATCCACGGGACTATAAAGATGAGAGCGAACAACAACGACGACTAAAATATTTCTTAGAAAGCATTGTGCCTTCAAAGTTTGAGTG GCCTGAAGGTGTTAAAGAAGCAAGAGTTTTGTCGCCAAGCTATGTTGAAGATGAAGGACTTGGGGATAGAGAAAGCTTGATAACTGACTGGGAAGAATTAAAACTTACACCCGACCGAGTAAACTTCCGCACTATCAAAGAATTGGCTTTGGCTCACAA GTGTTTGCGGGGCAAGTGGCTTCTCTTTTACAAACCCTGCGAAAGAAAAAATCAGGACAAGGAATGGGTGAGGATTGCCCAAGCAACAGCGGAGGGGAACCTCGGTATCTTCGCTAAAGTGTCTGTTAAACAGTGGGATGAAAATTACATAACTTGGGTTCACACCAACAATTTCACCAACAAGGAAGAGGTGATGTCTATAGAAAGGAAGATTCGTAGTCTTGGTGTGAAGGGCCAGATGGTGTTTAAGCCCAGCGTCTTCACCGTACTACGTATATTTGCAAATAATGATTGGTCCTTGAATGTGAGCACCTATACATCGTATTGGGAACCTGACGAAGACAGATCCGTGATAAAAGACAAAACCAAGTAA
- the LOC139944074 gene encoding uncharacterized protein, with product MMNWKSELPSDCDEDPVSALVDGLNKLTLPNKGTGSKTIKEQTDGNPHALRQESLLDVRGKDVSEYTETSAGFGSDRNHLGACGWGNLEPEGSGEPRAAIMTPRTTTQSKNEFSNAHPGTGQQHEVSNPRMGEGSHLQKGELTASDRKFADSKLANKEDSCRFDPSKYGEFEWRKIFQQFLEKSAPSKTRRHKIVVMSPSRVYIEHDKEGLETAWRKLTDSKDAINFSKIKQLAVSYGCLGGIWLLFVQTRSVDQIWEQIALATVEGKLGTGAKVTSIDDRPVNNEGKHVISVYTKDFTDYTDVVAIERKLRDMYKLKLFFKPGVHAELGINAGNKYGLRPSIYVSEWDTMRKMSKIQSNID from the exons ATGATGAATTGGAAATCGGAACTTCCGTCTGACTGTGATGAGGATCCAGTCAGTGCCCTGGTTGATGGATTGAACAAACTCACACT GCCAAATAAAGGCACAGGCTCTAAAACAATCAAAGAGCAAACCGATGGCAACCCACATGCTCTAAGGCAAGAGTCCTTACTGGACGTTCGAGGTAAAGACGTCTCAGAATACACTGAGACGTCTGCAGGATTTGGCTCTGACCGTAATCATCTAGGAGCTTGTGGATGGGGGAACCTGGAACCTGAGGGTTCTGGAGAGCCGCGGGCAGCGATCATGACCCCAAGAACAACCACCCAAAGCAAGAACGAGTTTTCAAACGCCCATCCCGGCACAGGGCAGCAACATGAGGTGTCGAACCCACGTATGGGGGAAGGAAGTCATCTTCAGAAAGGAGAGCTGACTGCCTCCGATCGGAAGTTCGCTGACTCCAAGTTAGCAAATAAAGAGGATTCTTGCCGGTTTGATCCTTCCAAATATGGAGAATTCGAATGGCGTAAAATATTTCAGCAATTTCTAGAGAAAAGTGCACCCTCAAAGACGAGGCGACA TAAGATTGTGGTGATGTCTCCAAGCCGTGTTTATATAGAACATGATAAAGAAGGACTTGAAACCGCCTGGAGAAAACTGACTGACTCAAAAGATGCAATCAACTTCAGTAAGATCAAACAGTTAGCAGTTTCTTATGG ATGTCTGGGCGGTATCTGGCTCCTGTTTGTTCAAACCAGGAGCGTAGACCAAATATGGGAGCAAATTGCTTTGGCAACGGTTGAAGGTAAGCTGGGAACAGGCGCTAAAGTGACATCAATCGATGACAGGCCCgttaataatgaaggaaaacacGTCATCAGTGTGTACACGAAAGACTTCACAGATTACACTGATGTCGTGGCGATAGAACGAAAACTACGTGACATGTATAAGttgaaactattttttaaaccaGGTGTTCATGCCGAATTGGGTATAAATGCTGGGAATAAATATGGATTGAGGCCTTCAATCTACGTATCGGAATGGGATACAATGAGAAAGATGTCCAAAATACAAAGCAACATAGACTAG